CATAGTTCCTGAAAGATTATACTTGCTCTCCCACCATTTTGAAAAGAATGGTGCTAGTGTAATAATAAATAGCGAATTTAAAATTCCGAACCATGTTGCAGGTACTTCTACACTCTCTTTTGAAAAATCAACACTAACTTTCCACCCTACAATACCCCAGATGACAATAAAACTTATTGAAAGGATAATATTACCAATTGCAAATTTTGCAAACGTCTTTTTAAATAAAAGATATAATACATATGTAATAATTCCTAACGGTAAAATAGTAAGAAGTGCATCTACATATTTAAAAACAGTACCGTAAATTCCTGATAAGTTTCTTTGTGTATATTCTTCTGCAAAAATCGTCATGGAACCTCCAGCTTGCTCAAAAGCAGCCCAAAAGAATACCGTAAAAATACAGAATACACCAACAGCAATTAACCTATCAATTACCACTTTTTGAGAAACCTCTTCTTCTTGTGGTTTCTCCACAAAATCTTGATCACCATCTTTACCAATTGCCTCTAAATTTAACTCCTTAAGTTTACTTGGAGGTAATCCTATATCACCAAAAATATTTTGAGTAAAATAAAACTGTAACATTCCAATAAACATGAAAATTCCAGCTAAACCAAATCCCCAAGACCAAGAATAATTTTCTCCAATGTATCCACATAGCATAATTCCTAAGAATGCTCCTGCATTTACCCCCATATAGAAAATAGAATAGGCTCCATCCTTTTTCTCTTCATGGTTTTTATACATGTAAGAAATAATTGATGTCATGTTCGGCTTAAATAATCCGTTACCTAACATTAAACATCCAATCCCAATATAAAAAAATAAAGGTGTTTCTACAGCCATCGCAGCATGACCTAAAGTCATAATTAAAGCTCCAATAATAACGGCCCATCGGTAACCTAATAATTTATCAGCGATTAAACCACCAAATACAGGTGTTAAGTATACACCCATGGTGTACGTTCCATAAAGTGAAAGCGCATCTGCCTTTGCCCATCCGAATCCTCCGTCTGTTACAGAACTAATTAAAAATAAAACAAAAAGCGCACGCATTCCGTAATACGAAAAACGTTCCCACATTTCTGTAAAGAAAAGTACAAATAATCCTGCTGGATGCCCTAATACTGTATCTTTAAATAGATTATCGATATCTTTATTCATATATTATAGTTATTTGTTGATTATATGTTATTAGTAATTATTACTAAGCTTCTTCATTTTTTAAATCTCTTTCATTATCCTCTGCTCCATGAGTTAAAGCTTCTAATTTCTTTCTGAATAATAAAACCAATAAGCCAAAAACAACACAAAAGATTGCAATTCCGGTAAAAATTGTAAACTCTCCAAACTTCGATGCAGATTCACCTAACAATCCTGCTAGTTTATTTCCAAAACCAGTCATAGCAAAATAAACTCCCATCATTATAGAAGCATATTTTACAGGCGCTAGTTTTGTGATATATGATAATGCCACTGGAGAAATACATAACTCTCCTACAGTATGGAATAAGTAAGCTAATACTAACCAGAACATTGCTGATGATCCTGAACTATCATACTCACCTGCAGCTGCAGACATAAAGAAAAATCCAGATCCCATAATTACAAGACCGATTATCATTTTAAACAATGAAGTTGAGACTTGACCTTTTATTTTTCTATTGGCCCAATATGCTGCAACAGCAGTACCTAAGAAAATAATAAACATTGCATTTAAAGACTGGAACCAAGATGCTGGCACTTCCCATCCCATTAACATTCTATTTGTTTTCTCCTTCGCATAAATATTCATTAAACCTCCTGCTTGTTCAAAAGCTCCCCAGAATATAATTACTAATAAGAATGAAATTAATAAAACTACAATTCTATCTTTTTCAATTTTTGTCAATGGCTTCTTCATTAATTCTTTGTCTTCTTCATTCTCTGAAGTTCCTAAGAAATCACCAACTCCTTTTAAATGCTTTTGACCAGCAACATATTGAATTAACCCTAAAGCCATTCCAATACCAGCTAATCCAAATCCATAATGCCATCCGTATGTTTCACCAACATAACCAACAATTAATGCTGATAAAAAAGCTCCTACATTGATACCGATGTAGAAAATTGTAAACCCTTTATCACGTCGAATATCTCCTTGCTTATACAATCCTCCAACCATAGTTGAAATATTTGGTTTTAACATTCCAACTCCGGCAATAATTAAACCTAAACCTGAATAAAACGCCCACATTTGCTCAATTGCTAAAACACTATGACCCGCAACAAGAAGAATCCCTCCATATAATACAGACTTCTTCTGACCTAAAATTTTATCAGCAATCCAACCTCCAGGAATTGAAGCAACATAAACTAACATGGTATACCACCCATATAATGCTAATGCTTCTTGATTAGTCCATCCTAAACCTGCATTATCTCCAGTAGTTTTTGCTACTAAATACAATACTAATATTGCTCTCATTCCATAATACGAAAAACGCTCCCACATTTCCGTAAAAAACAAGACAAACAAACCGACTGGATGCCCTAAAATTTCCTTTTGTTTAGTTACTGAATCTCTCATTAATTGTAAGTTTTAGTTTTTACTAGTTTTTCAGATTGTTAAGTACAAAGTTGGTTAGCTTTGTAAATAAATGCAATCTTGTATTTTTTCCTTTATAAATTCCATGAGCTCTGTCTGGATAGATAAATAAGTCGAATTGTTTGTTATTCTCTACTAAAGCGTTTACCATTCTCATTGTATTTTGAACATGAACATTATCATCTCCAGAACCGTGAACTAATAAATACTTTCCTTTTAATTTATCTGCATGAGTAATTGGTGAATTTTCATCATATCCAGATGCATTTTCTTGAGGCGTCGTCATATAACGCTCAGTATACACAGTATCATAAAATCTCCAAGAAGTAACTGGAGCTACAGCAATTGCCATAGAGAAGACGTCGTTTCCTTTTAAGATACAATTCGTACTCATAAATCCTCCGTAAGACCATCCCCAAATTCCAATTTTATTAGCATCGATATATGGTTCAGTTGAGAAAAACTTAGCAGCTGCTATTTGATCTTCTACTTCATATTTACCTAATTCTTTCTGAGTAACCTTCTTAAAATCTCTTCCTTTTAATCCAGTTCCTCTTCCGTCAACACACGCAATAACTATACCTTTTTGTGCTAACATTTGATGCCAATAATCATTACTAGAGTTCCAACGGTTCGAAACTTGTTGAGATCCAGGACCAGAGTATTGGAACATTAATAATGGATATTTTTTATTTGGATCAAAATCTGCTGGTTTAATTACCCACATATTTAAATCATTTCCATTAATCTTATAGGTAAAGAATTCCTTCTTACTCATTTTATAAGATCTCATTTTTACCTGAAGCTCTAAATTATCCTTTAAGGTTTTAATCTTCTTTCCCTCTCCATCATATAATGTATATGTTGGAACTTGAGTTGCAGAAGAATGTGTATTGATAAAATACTTCATGTTTTTGCTGAATGAAGCATTGCTTTGTCCAGTTTTCGGAGTTAACAATTTCTTACCTGTACCATCAATTCCTACACTATAAACTCCTCTATTGATAGATCCGTTTTCTACTGACTGATAGAATACTTTCTTTGAAGTTGTATCAAATCCGTAATAGTTAGTTACTTCCCAGTTTCCTTTCGTAACTTGATTCTTTAAAGTACCCGTTTTATCATAGTGATAAATATGATTATATCCATCTTTCTCACTAGTCCAAATAAAACTATTATCATCTAAGAACGTTAAGTTATCTTGAACATCTACATATGCCGAATCTTTTTCATTTAATATAACTTTCGCTGCATTTGTTTTTGCATCGTAGAAATATAAGTTTAAATCATTCTGATGACGATTTAATGTAGTTACAGATAAAACTGTAGGTTCTTTCGTCCATTGAATTCTTGGAATGTATTCGTAGTCTGAAAGTTCAATTTTCTTTACACTCTTATCACTAACTGTAAATAGGTTTAAAGTTACCTTAGCATTCTTCTCTCCAGCTTTTGGATATTTAAATGTATTCATCGAAGGATATAATTCTCCTCCCGTTACATTCATAGAAAACTGAGCAACTTCACTTTCATCAAAACGTAAAAAAGCAACATAATTACTATCAGCACTCCAATCGAAGGCTTTTACAAAAGCGAATTCCTCTTCATAAACCCAATCTGTAGTACCATTAATAATGGAATTGAACTTTCCGTCATTGGTTACTTTAATCTCTCTATTCTCTTCTAAGTTTCTTACATAAAGATTGTTCTCTTTAGCATAAGCTACTTTTTTACTATCAGGTGAAAAAGTAGGTTCTTGAATTTCTTTTCCTAAAAGTGTTAATTCTTTTGTCTTCACATCATACACATAATATGTACCTTTTTGTGAATGACGATATACTTGTTTAAAATCAGTTCCTAATAACAATTTCGTTTCATCGTTATTAAAAGAATAAGAAGTAAAATAAGATAGATCATATAAATCTTTGCTATCTACTATTGTCTCAACTTTTTGTTGAGTCGCATAACTGAACTTTTCAACAGCTGTACTTCTAGTTTCTCTATTAAAATTTAAAACTGAATAAAAATCTCCATTCATGGAGTTTAATGCATTCATTCGATCGGCTCTAAAAGCACCAGACCAAATTTCTTCTAAAGTTATTTCCTTGTTTCCTTGTGAAGTAATTGTAATACTGTTTCCTATGAACAATACTACTAAGATTGCTAATAAGCGTGATTTTCCCATCAAAAAAAAGATTTATTTGATAATTTGATAAAACGACTGCCAAGTTTACGAAAAAATAATAAACTTTACAGCAATTTAACAGAAAACTACAATAACTAAACCTCTTTTAGTTGAAAGATTTATCTTTGTTGTTCTTTAAAACAAGATGAATGTCGAAGATAATTTCTGGTTTTTCAAAACTAAGTAAAGAAGAGAAAATTGATTGGTTAGCTGAGAACTATTTTAATAGCCAACCTGAAATCATTCAAACCATAAAACAATATTGGAATGTTGATGAAAAATTACAACAACTTCATGATGATTTCATAGAAAACACTATTTCAAACTTTTACATGCCTTACGGTATTGCTCCTAACTTTGTTATTAACGGAAGGGAATATGTTGTTCCTATGGTTGTTGAAGAAAGTTCTGTAGTAGCCGCAGCTTCTAAAGTTGCAAAATACTGGAGTACCAGAGGTGGTTTTAAAACTAGAGTAATATCGACTACAAAAATAGGACAAGTTCATTTTATTTATGCTGGAGATAAATCTGATTTAGAGAAATACTTTCAAGCTAATAAAACAGAATTATATGCCGCTACAGCTTCTATCACCAAAAATATGGAGAAACGTGGTGGTGGAATATTAGATATTGAATTGGTAGATAAAACTGATAAATTATCTGATTACTATCAGCTTCATGTAACTTTCGAAACGAAAGATAGCATGGGAGCTAATTTCATTAATTCTTGTTTAGAAGCAATTGCAAAAAGATTTCAAAATGAAGAAATCGAAGTGATTATGAGTATTCTTTCCAACTATGTTCCAGAATGCATAGTTCAGGCAGAAGTTAGTTGTCCTATAGAAGATTTGGGCGGAGAAAACCCTGAAAAGTTTGCTTATAAATTTGAACAAGCTGTTAAAATTGCTGAAATAGAACCTTATAGAGCAGTTACTCATAATAAAGGTATTATGAATGGAATTGACGCTGTTGTTTTGGCTACTGGAAATGATTTTAGAGCAATCGAATCTGGAGCTCATGCATATGCAGCTCGAAATGGAGAATACTCTAGTTTGACGCATTGTGAAGTGAAGGATGGTATTTTTAGGTTCTGGATTGAAATTCCATTAGCATTAGGAACAGTTGGTGGTTTAACTGCTTTACATCCGATGGCCAAGCTATCATTAGATATGATGCAAAAGCCTTCTGCGAGAACTTTAATGCAAATTATTGCTGCTGCTGGATTGGCACAAAACTTTGCGGCGTTAAGAGCTTTAACTACAAAAGGGATTCAGCACGGACATATGAAAATGCATTTGATGAATATCTTAAATCAACATAATGCTACTGCTACTGAGAAAGATCAGGTGGTTACTTATTTTGAAAACAGAACCGTTTCACATAGTGCTGTTGTTGAAAAACTAAATGCATTAAGAAAACCTAGTATACATTGGGTGGATTTTTCAAATGAAGATGAAGTGAGATCTCAACTACAAAAGTTAAATAGTGACTCTAAACCTTCATTCGGAAATATGAATGCACAACAAATGATAGAACATTTAAGTGCAGTAACTCAAATACCTAATGGAAATTGGAATGTAGATATTTTTGTGGAAGATGAAAAAGCTGCTCGAAGAAAGCCGTTTTTGAATACTGATAATGAAATTCAAGTTGGATTTAAAGCTTCATTCTTATCTGAAAATCCTGTTCCTTTAAAATTCAATTCCATTGATGAAGCAATTGATGATTTAATCTCTCAAGTAAACCTATTTTTTGAGGTTTTTGAAAAGGATAAATCTAGAAAAGTAACACATCCTTTCTTTGGAGAATTAGATTTTGAATACTGGAAGAAGTTTCAAGTAAAGCATTTTACGCATCACTTTAAACAATTTAACTTAATTTAAACCTGCTCTCTTTTTTTCCTTTTATCACAGATTATCTTCAACGTTTGAAGTTTACGTTATAAAAAACCTCTGATGATTATTCAGAGGTTATAATATAATTCAAAGAAAATATAAAAATTACTTTCTAAATTTTCATTGATCTATTGGTGTTCGCAAGCATCCGGTTGGACGCAACAAATATTTTCTGGTTCTTTTGCACAGTCTAAATTTAAATCAGACTGTGGTGTTCCTCCTCCTATAATTATAAAACCTCCACTAATTTTCTTTTGCTGGTTTTTAGACATTTCTGTTACGTTTTCTAAATTCAAAATGTTTGTTAACATAATTCTTTGTTTTTAATTAATAAATATGAATTTGAACACATTATTTACTAGTATTCATACTTATGTTCCTTTACATCCAAAAATGTTAATACCTAAAAAGTATAAGTTGAGTCCAAGAATAATTCAGCCACTCTTTTAAACCTTTCAACTTTATTTACTAATGATTAGTAGAGTATTGACTTAAGTTATCAATAAGAAATAAATCATTAGACGAAATAACTATTTTAATTTTTTAATTTTGCCAACCTAAGCCAGCAGATAATTCATTTTGAAAAAACATTATAGCAACGGAAAATTATTACTTACAGGAGAATATGTTGTTTTAGATGGAGCAACTTCATTAGCGGTTCCCACAAAATATGGACAAGATTTAGTTATAGAATCTATTAAAGAACCTATTTTAGTTTGGGGAAGTTTTACCAACGAAGGTGTTTGTTGGTTTGAAGCTCAGTTTAGCTTACCAAAATTAAGATTAACCTCAGCTACATTCAATTCCGACAAAGAAGGAAGTTCTGAAACTGTAGCCGAAACACTACAAAACATACTTCAAGAAGCAAGAAAATTAAATCCTGATTTCTTACAAACAGAAAAAGGTTTTATTGTAAAAACTAACTTAACCTTTCCACAGAATTGGGGATTAGGAAGTTCATCAACATTAATAAACAACATTGCTTCTTGGGCAAACGTAAATGCTTTTGACTTACTATGGAATGCATTTTCTGGAAGTGGATATGATATTGCCTGTGCTCAAAACGACTCAGCTATTTTTTATGAATTACAGAATAAAAAACCAAGTATTACTGAAGTCAACTTCTCTCCTACTTTTACAGATGATTTGTTTTTTGTGTATTTGAATCAGAAACAAAATAGTAGAGAAGGAATTAAAAGATACCGAGAGAAAAAACAACATATTGATAAAGAAATTCAATTGATTTCTGAAATCTCTAAGAATATGAGTACTGTGAATAATTTATCAGATTTTGAACAGCTCATCTTGGAACATGAAAATATAA
This genomic window from Tenacibaculum sp. 190524A05c contains:
- a CDS encoding peptide MFS transporter, coding for MNKDIDNLFKDTVLGHPAGLFVLFFTEMWERFSYYGMRALFVLFLISSVTDGGFGWAKADALSLYGTYTMGVYLTPVFGGLIADKLLGYRWAVIIGALIMTLGHAAMAVETPLFFYIGIGCLMLGNGLFKPNMTSIISYMYKNHEEKKDGAYSIFYMGVNAGAFLGIMLCGYIGENYSWSWGFGLAGIFMFIGMLQFYFTQNIFGDIGLPPSKLKELNLEAIGKDGDQDFVEKPQEEEVSQKVVIDRLIAVGVFCIFTVFFWAAFEQAGGSMTIFAEEYTQRNLSGIYGTVFKYVDALLTILPLGIITYVLYLLFKKTFAKFAIGNIILSISFIVIWGIVGWKVSVDFSKESVEVPATWFGILNSLFIITLAPFFSKWWESKYNLSGTMKYGLGLLLLGLGFGFLAMGSQGIVAGEPIVKVSMFWLIAAYLFHTMGELCISPVSLSYISKLVPAKWIGLMFGVYYLFIAMGNKLAGTVGSYIEEIEKAYSISGFFLIFTAIPIVAGLIIAGMSPLMKKLMHGVK
- a CDS encoding peptide MFS transporter, which produces MRDSVTKQKEILGHPVGLFVLFFTEMWERFSYYGMRAILVLYLVAKTTGDNAGLGWTNQEALALYGWYTMLVYVASIPGGWIADKILGQKKSVLYGGILLVAGHSVLAIEQMWAFYSGLGLIIAGVGMLKPNISTMVGGLYKQGDIRRDKGFTIFYIGINVGAFLSALIVGYVGETYGWHYGFGLAGIGMALGLIQYVAGQKHLKGVGDFLGTSENEEDKELMKKPLTKIEKDRIVVLLISFLLVIIFWGAFEQAGGLMNIYAKEKTNRMLMGWEVPASWFQSLNAMFIIFLGTAVAAYWANRKIKGQVSTSLFKMIIGLVIMGSGFFFMSAAAGEYDSSGSSAMFWLVLAYLFHTVGELCISPVALSYITKLAPVKYASIMMGVYFAMTGFGNKLAGLLGESASKFGEFTIFTGIAIFCVVFGLLVLLFRKKLEALTHGAEDNERDLKNEEA
- a CDS encoding S9 family peptidase codes for the protein MGKSRLLAILVVLFIGNSITITSQGNKEITLEEIWSGAFRADRMNALNSMNGDFYSVLNFNRETRSTAVEKFSYATQQKVETIVDSKDLYDLSYFTSYSFNNDETKLLLGTDFKQVYRHSQKGTYYVYDVKTKELTLLGKEIQEPTFSPDSKKVAYAKENNLYVRNLEENREIKVTNDGKFNSIINGTTDWVYEEEFAFVKAFDWSADSNYVAFLRFDESEVAQFSMNVTGGELYPSMNTFKYPKAGEKNAKVTLNLFTVSDKSVKKIELSDYEYIPRIQWTKEPTVLSVTTLNRHQNDLNLYFYDAKTNAAKVILNEKDSAYVDVQDNLTFLDDNSFIWTSEKDGYNHIYHYDKTGTLKNQVTKGNWEVTNYYGFDTTSKKVFYQSVENGSINRGVYSVGIDGTGKKLLTPKTGQSNASFSKNMKYFINTHSSATQVPTYTLYDGEGKKIKTLKDNLELQVKMRSYKMSKKEFFTYKINGNDLNMWVIKPADFDPNKKYPLLMFQYSGPGSQQVSNRWNSSNDYWHQMLAQKGIVIACVDGRGTGLKGRDFKKVTQKELGKYEVEDQIAAAKFFSTEPYIDANKIGIWGWSYGGFMSTNCILKGNDVFSMAIAVAPVTSWRFYDTVYTERYMTTPQENASGYDENSPITHADKLKGKYLLVHGSGDDNVHVQNTMRMVNALVENNKQFDLFIYPDRAHGIYKGKNTRLHLFTKLTNFVLNNLKN
- a CDS encoding hydroxymethylglutaryl-CoA reductase, degradative; translated protein: MSKIISGFSKLSKEEKIDWLAENYFNSQPEIIQTIKQYWNVDEKLQQLHDDFIENTISNFYMPYGIAPNFVINGREYVVPMVVEESSVVAAASKVAKYWSTRGGFKTRVISTTKIGQVHFIYAGDKSDLEKYFQANKTELYAATASITKNMEKRGGGILDIELVDKTDKLSDYYQLHVTFETKDSMGANFINSCLEAIAKRFQNEEIEVIMSILSNYVPECIVQAEVSCPIEDLGGENPEKFAYKFEQAVKIAEIEPYRAVTHNKGIMNGIDAVVLATGNDFRAIESGAHAYAARNGEYSSLTHCEVKDGIFRFWIEIPLALGTVGGLTALHPMAKLSLDMMQKPSARTLMQIIAAAGLAQNFAALRALTTKGIQHGHMKMHLMNILNQHNATATEKDQVVTYFENRTVSHSAVVEKLNALRKPSIHWVDFSNEDEVRSQLQKLNSDSKPSFGNMNAQQMIEHLSAVTQIPNGNWNVDIFVEDEKAARRKPFLNTDNEIQVGFKASFLSENPVPLKFNSIDEAIDDLISQVNLFFEVFEKDKSRKVTHPFFGELDFEYWKKFQVKHFTHHFKQFNLI
- a CDS encoding GYDIA family GHMP kinase, with amino-acid sequence MKKHYSNGKLLLTGEYVVLDGATSLAVPTKYGQDLVIESIKEPILVWGSFTNEGVCWFEAQFSLPKLRLTSATFNSDKEGSSETVAETLQNILQEARKLNPDFLQTEKGFIVKTNLTFPQNWGLGSSSTLINNIASWANVNAFDLLWNAFSGSGYDIACAQNDSAIFYELQNKKPSITEVNFSPTFTDDLFFVYLNQKQNSREGIKRYREKKQHIDKEIQLISEISKNMSTVNNLSDFEQLILEHENIISSIVELPKVRDRLFSDYSGEIKSLGAWGGDFVLATGNNESVDYFNTKGYSTVIPYKEMVL